A single region of the Desulfobacterales bacterium genome encodes:
- a CDS encoding PilZ domain-containing protein, translating into MKKTKYDGPERRQYFRYNLIYAPKDKATLKIGTHSYEVLDMSKEGLRFKNDGEPIMDKKVSGVLEFSDGDTRMVEAEIIWEQENEVGLKFTPQSQNA; encoded by the coding sequence ATGAAAAAAACAAAGTATGACGGACCTGAACGCAGACAATATTTCAGATACAATCTGATTTATGCCCCGAAAGACAAAGCCACACTTAAAATCGGAACCCATTCATACGAAGTGCTGGACATGTCCAAGGAAGGACTCCGCTTTAAAAATGACGGTGAGCCCATCATGGACAAAAAGGTTTCCGGCGTTTTGGAATTCTCCGACGGCGACACCCGGATGGTGGAAGCTGAAATTATTTGGGAGCAGGAAAACGAAGTCGGTCTGAAGTTTACCCCACAGAGCCAAAATGCTTAA
- a CDS encoding class I SAM-dependent methyltransferase, translated as MATKKLFDDWPERYDQWFTTPIGRLIKEFEGGLVNELLSPAPDEKILDAGCGTGIFTRDLLSAGARVVGLELSSPMLHQARKKAGGDPFQGVQGDMLNLPFYDNTFDKTVSITALEFIKDAPKAVNELFRVTRQGGLVVVATLNRLSPWAGRRKAKTQRGQKHILENAHFRSPRELLSYGPSGGNAKTAVYFEKEDPPDEAVEKELRGRSQNLDTGAFVAACWQKNGRGTDH; from the coding sequence ATGGCGACAAAAAAACTTTTTGACGACTGGCCGGAGCGGTACGATCAATGGTTCACGACCCCCATCGGCCGGCTCATAAAGGAGTTTGAAGGCGGTCTGGTCAACGAACTCTTAAGCCCTGCACCGGACGAAAAAATACTCGATGCCGGCTGCGGTACGGGGATCTTTACACGCGATCTTCTCTCGGCCGGCGCCCGGGTGGTGGGTCTTGAACTTTCCAGCCCCATGCTCCATCAGGCCCGGAAAAAAGCCGGCGGAGATCCCTTCCAGGGCGTTCAGGGAGACATGCTGAATTTGCCTTTTTACGACAACACTTTTGACAAAACGGTTTCGATAACGGCGCTGGAGTTCATCAAGGATGCCCCAAAAGCCGTAAATGAGCTCTTTCGCGTCACCCGGCAGGGGGGCCTGGTCGTGGTTGCCACTTTGAACCGTCTCAGCCCCTGGGCCGGCCGCCGCAAGGCTAAAACCCAACGGGGCCAGAAGCATATTCTGGAAAATGCACATTTCAGATCCCCCCGGGAGCTGCTCAGTTACGGCCCTTCTGGCGGCAATGCAAAAACGGCCGTCTATTTTGAAAAGGAAGATCCTCCTGATGAGGCCGTTGAAAAGGAACTCCGCGGACGTTCGCAAAATCTCGATACCGGCGCGTTTGTCGCAGCTTGCTGGCAAAAAAACGGACGGGGAACTGATCACTGA